The Akkermansia sp. N21116 genome includes a region encoding these proteins:
- a CDS encoding beta-galactosidase produces the protein MKFILFFILLLSIHTGWAAPMPMPPSNDGQPHTFSMDEENFLMDGKPVKIISGELHYPRVPRMYWKDRLQRMKAMGINTISTYIFWNAHEQQPGQWDFSGNLDFIEFIKEARSEGLWVIVRPGPYICGEWELGGLPAWLLKTPAAALRSSDPAYLSPAMNYLDKVTSMLAPLQITQGGPVIMVQIENEYGSFGSDKSYLEKHLETVKKNLPGIIPFTSDTSVEWSLKYGSLPDVLASVTFLHGADNAFNIVRKVKGKTPQMNSEFWAGWFDTWGKPKYFDADTSEFERDLQWMLDKNTSPNIYMAHGGTTFGFMNGANMTETYAPEVTNYDYGAPIAENGFLTERFFKIRDIIQKYYGESFKLPDPPEQPVMMDLPEVVFTEKAGMFDNLPTAIASQQPQSMEDVGQNYGFILYRTKVKGPGEGQLNFPHMQDRASIYIDGKQIAILDRRFKQNSCQLSVPDGEHTLDILVENMGRINYGRPMLTERKGIAAPVTWNDKEVKNFEIYSLPCPTEAIRQLRFSDKAPAGDQPVFHRSHFKTESPKDTYINMYKGWKKGVVWVNGHNLGRYWFIGSQQTLYCPASFLKQGDNEIVVLELDGGFGSVKGNKEPLYQVRRDPSMAESSCEGKPVTPSRSQRIYQGTFSPGSEEQEILFSSPVTARYIAFKALSSHKDLPYAAIAELNLIDAGGGFINRAPWSIVYADSHETVGESAEADKIMDGQPNTHWHTQWNGLAPCYPHMIVLDLGKEHTLSGFRYLPRQHSTNGRIKDFEIYASTTPFPPGE, from the coding sequence ATGAAATTCATTCTTTTCTTCATTTTGCTATTATCCATCCACACGGGATGGGCTGCCCCCATGCCCATGCCGCCCTCTAACGACGGGCAGCCTCATACATTCTCGATGGACGAGGAAAACTTCCTCATGGACGGTAAACCCGTCAAAATAATCTCCGGGGAACTCCACTATCCGCGTGTCCCCCGCATGTACTGGAAAGACCGCCTCCAGCGCATGAAAGCCATGGGCATCAACACTATTAGTACCTACATATTCTGGAATGCCCACGAACAGCAACCCGGACAATGGGACTTCTCGGGAAATCTCGACTTTATCGAATTCATCAAGGAAGCCCGCAGTGAAGGCCTCTGGGTAATCGTCCGCCCCGGCCCCTACATTTGCGGAGAATGGGAACTGGGAGGACTTCCGGCATGGCTTCTGAAAACACCTGCCGCAGCCCTCCGTTCCAGCGATCCTGCCTATCTCTCCCCGGCAATGAACTACTTGGATAAGGTCACTTCCATGCTCGCTCCGCTCCAGATCACGCAAGGAGGCCCCGTAATCATGGTACAGATCGAAAACGAATACGGCTCGTTCGGTTCCGATAAATCCTATCTGGAAAAACATCTTGAAACCGTCAAAAAGAATCTCCCAGGCATCATCCCTTTTACCTCGGATACCTCTGTCGAATGGAGCCTCAAATACGGTTCCCTACCCGATGTCCTCGCTTCCGTCACGTTCCTACACGGTGCAGACAATGCCTTTAATATCGTCCGGAAGGTCAAAGGAAAAACTCCTCAGATGAACAGCGAATTCTGGGCAGGATGGTTCGACACATGGGGTAAACCGAAATACTTCGACGCCGACACTTCCGAGTTTGAAAGAGACCTCCAATGGATGCTGGATAAAAATACATCCCCCAACATCTACATGGCCCACGGGGGAACCACCTTCGGATTCATGAACGGAGCCAATATGACGGAAACATACGCCCCCGAAGTCACTAACTACGACTACGGAGCGCCTATTGCTGAAAACGGTTTCCTCACGGAACGCTTCTTTAAAATCCGGGACATTATCCAGAAATATTACGGAGAATCGTTCAAACTTCCCGATCCCCCGGAGCAACCCGTTATGATGGACCTCCCCGAAGTCGTATTCACGGAAAAAGCCGGTATGTTCGACAACCTTCCCACGGCGATTGCTTCCCAACAGCCCCAATCTATGGAAGACGTCGGACAAAACTACGGTTTTATCCTCTACCGTACCAAAGTCAAAGGCCCCGGTGAAGGCCAGCTCAATTTCCCACACATGCAGGATCGCGCCTCCATCTACATCGACGGCAAACAGATTGCCATCCTCGATAGGCGCTTCAAACAAAACTCCTGCCAGCTCTCCGTTCCGGATGGAGAACATACGCTCGACATCCTCGTCGAAAACATGGGACGCATCAACTATGGCCGACCCATGCTGACAGAACGTAAAGGAATCGCCGCACCTGTCACATGGAATGATAAAGAAGTAAAAAACTTTGAAATTTACTCCCTTCCCTGCCCTACCGAAGCCATCCGGCAACTCCGGTTTTCCGACAAAGCGCCTGCGGGCGACCAACCCGTCTTCCATCGGTCTCACTTCAAGACCGAATCTCCCAAGGATACTTATATCAATATGTACAAAGGTTGGAAAAAAGGTGTCGTCTGGGTCAACGGTCACAATCTGGGCCGTTACTGGTTCATCGGCTCTCAACAAACCCTTTATTGCCCCGCGTCCTTCCTGAAGCAGGGAGACAATGAAATCGTTGTTCTGGAACTTGACGGAGGCTTCGGTTCCGTCAAGGGCAATAAAGAGCCCCTCTACCAAGTCCGGCGCGACCCATCGATGGCCGAGTCTTCCTGCGAGGGCAAGCCCGTCACACCGTCCCGCAGCCAACGCATCTATCAGGGCACGTTTTCTCCAGGCAGTGAAGAACAGGAAATCCTGTTCAGTTCACCGGTAACAGCCAGATACATTGCTTTTAAAGCTCTTTCCTCCCACAAGGATCTTCCTTACGCCGCCATTGCCGAATTGAATCTGATTGATGCTGGAGGTGGTTTCATCAATCGCGCCCCGTGGTCCATCGTCTATGCGGACTCCCATGAAACCGTCGGGGAATCCGCCGAGGCCGACAAAATCATGGACGGTCAGCCCAACACACACTGGCATACCCAGTGGAACGGACTCGCCCCCTGCTATCCACACATGATCGTCCTTGATCTGGGGAAGGAACACACCTTGTCCGGTTTCCGTTACCTGCCTCGCCAGCATTCCACCAACGGGCGTATCAAAGACTTCGAAATTTACGCTTCCACGACACCCTTTCCTCCTGGAGAATAA
- the pheT gene encoding phenylalanine--tRNA ligase subunit beta: MKISLNWLSEYLDLDGLCVNEMSDMLTFAGIEVEDIHQQGVDSPLVVVAQVVAAEQHPQADRLKVCKVDVGDGGPLRQIVCGAQNYKVGDKVPCSLPGAILPGGIEIKTGKLRGIDSCGMLCSASELGLPDKEHGLWILPQDLKLGTPISEIVKADTIVEVEVTPNRPDLLSHWGMARELSAITGRALKKDPSCKRATCAAGSLITLEAPEVCPFYTVVRIDGVKVQESPEWMKEHLAAIGLRPINNIVDITNFVLHELGSPLHAFDADKIQGGLVIRSARNGEEFLALDGVTYALNESDLVIADQSGQAKCLAGVMGGEESGVSDGTTSILLEAAWFLPSSVRATSRRLGLSSDSSYRFERGTSPWNVLRTSGRAVELILELAGGTASPAHVAGKAPSMYPGDDVTGRKNATFSEQGTEVSVTHLLHTVKLDWKQLDQISGGVIPHERGAAILKGLGLESPDNDGIWVIPPWRLDLGRPCDLLEEIVRVYGIDNIPSRYSGPFSEESACDKAHNYQMQLRYKLAALGFYETQTIKLIASEAGDNTIAQVKDALPIRPLFDGDLIRVSLPLSEDHAVMRPAHTPGLIAAAVRNSNQGAESLRFFEIGRVFRNTGGGKGKDIEQDTLGILISGSREASSWRNPRPETASFEDLLAVLEALAPSHTWTAVPAKPRDMAAYGADVQIDGKPCGYMARLSLSRCRELGLDRPVYVAELDLRKLQEIATSSVKAADLPQFPGSSRDAAMEVPATTKNSDIEKAIGSARQKLLVDHSCFDVFSDPSGVKLPSDRKSIAYTFLYRAADRTLTAAEVDAAHKALLEHLAKQIKGLNFR, encoded by the coding sequence ATGAAGATTTCCCTCAACTGGCTTTCCGAATACCTTGACCTGGACGGGCTGTGCGTGAACGAAATGTCCGACATGCTCACCTTCGCGGGTATTGAAGTGGAAGATATCCACCAACAGGGTGTTGATTCACCCCTCGTCGTTGTTGCCCAGGTTGTTGCTGCGGAACAGCATCCCCAGGCGGATCGTCTCAAGGTCTGTAAAGTGGATGTCGGCGATGGAGGCCCTCTCCGTCAAATTGTCTGCGGAGCCCAGAATTACAAGGTGGGCGACAAGGTGCCTTGCTCTCTGCCGGGAGCTATCCTGCCCGGAGGCATTGAGATCAAGACGGGCAAATTGCGCGGGATCGATTCCTGCGGGATGCTTTGTTCCGCCTCGGAACTCGGTCTTCCGGACAAGGAACACGGACTCTGGATTTTACCGCAGGATCTCAAACTCGGGACTCCGATTTCCGAGATTGTCAAGGCAGACACGATTGTGGAAGTGGAAGTGACGCCCAATCGTCCGGATTTGCTCTCTCACTGGGGCATGGCCCGTGAATTGTCCGCCATTACAGGACGTGCGCTGAAGAAGGATCCCTCTTGCAAGCGCGCTACCTGTGCCGCCGGCAGCCTTATTACGCTGGAAGCTCCTGAAGTTTGTCCTTTTTATACGGTGGTGAGGATTGATGGGGTGAAGGTACAGGAGAGTCCGGAATGGATGAAGGAACACCTGGCCGCCATCGGTCTCCGGCCGATCAACAACATTGTCGATATTACCAACTTCGTACTTCATGAACTGGGGTCTCCCCTGCATGCGTTCGATGCGGACAAGATCCAGGGAGGCCTGGTTATCCGATCTGCCCGCAACGGGGAAGAATTCCTGGCTTTGGATGGCGTTACGTATGCGTTGAATGAATCCGACCTTGTCATTGCCGACCAATCCGGTCAGGCCAAATGCCTGGCGGGAGTTATGGGGGGGGAAGAGAGCGGCGTTTCCGACGGTACGACTTCTATTTTGCTGGAGGCGGCCTGGTTCCTTCCTTCGAGTGTTCGAGCTACGTCCCGCCGTCTGGGGTTGAGCTCCGATTCTTCCTACCGTTTTGAACGCGGTACTTCACCGTGGAATGTATTGCGGACCTCCGGTCGCGCGGTGGAATTGATCCTTGAGCTGGCGGGCGGCACGGCCAGTCCGGCGCATGTTGCGGGCAAAGCTCCGTCCATGTATCCGGGCGACGATGTGACCGGCCGCAAGAATGCAACATTCTCCGAACAGGGGACGGAGGTTTCCGTGACACACCTTCTGCATACCGTCAAGCTCGATTGGAAACAGCTCGACCAAATTAGCGGCGGTGTCATTCCCCATGAACGGGGAGCCGCCATTCTGAAAGGACTTGGTCTCGAATCTCCCGATAACGACGGTATTTGGGTCATTCCTCCGTGGCGTCTGGATCTGGGCCGTCCCTGCGACCTGCTGGAAGAAATCGTCCGTGTTTACGGTATTGATAACATTCCTTCCCGTTACTCCGGTCCCTTCTCGGAAGAATCCGCCTGCGACAAAGCTCACAATTATCAGATGCAATTGCGTTACAAGCTGGCAGCACTGGGCTTTTACGAAACTCAGACGATCAAGCTGATTGCTTCGGAAGCCGGTGACAATACAATTGCCCAGGTGAAGGATGCTCTTCCGATCCGTCCCTTGTTCGACGGGGATTTGATCCGTGTCTCGTTGCCACTTAGCGAAGATCATGCCGTGATGCGCCCGGCACACACCCCCGGTTTGATCGCCGCCGCCGTTCGTAACTCCAACCAGGGGGCAGAATCTCTGCGGTTCTTTGAAATCGGTCGTGTTTTCCGCAATACCGGCGGAGGCAAGGGCAAGGATATCGAGCAGGATACTCTCGGTATTCTGATCTCCGGTTCACGCGAAGCTTCGTCCTGGAGGAATCCTCGTCCGGAAACCGCCTCTTTTGAAGATTTGCTGGCTGTTCTGGAAGCTCTGGCTCCTTCCCATACCTGGACGGCTGTTCCCGCCAAGCCTCGCGACATGGCGGCCTATGGAGCCGACGTCCAGATCGATGGCAAGCCCTGTGGCTACATGGCCAGATTGTCCCTTTCCCGATGCCGGGAACTGGGGTTGGACCGCCCCGTGTATGTGGCGGAACTGGATCTCCGCAAGCTTCAGGAAATCGCGACGTCATCCGTCAAGGCTGCCGATTTGCCCCAGTTCCCCGGGTCGTCACGCGACGCAGCTATGGAAGTGCCCGCTACGACGAAGAACTCCGATATTGAGAAGGCCATTGGATCAGCCCGGCAGAAGTTGTTGGTAGACCATTCCTGTTTCGATGTGTTCTCCGACCCGTCCGGTGTGAAGTTGCCGTCCGATCGCAAATCCATTGCCTACACGTTCCTCTACAGGGCTGCCGACCGCACTCTGACGGCAGCTGAGGTGGATGCGGCACACAAGGCTCTTCTGGAACACCTTGCCAAACAAATCAAGGGATTGAATTTCAGATAA
- the pheS gene encoding phenylalanine--tRNA ligase subunit alpha: MKDQITRIESEALAVIAAVADMRGLEDARVAILGKKGTLTLAQSGMKDVPKEDKPAVGQMLNDARRTITNALEEKQTALQKQADAAEVAGVDVTLPSRKLEKGGLHPLSMIRDEAVGILRRMGFSVAEGPEIEDEFHCFDALNTPADHPARNEKDSFYFDSGKLLRPHTSSVQIRAMERLTPPVRIIAPGSAYRRDEIDATHLSAFSQLEGLYVDRDVSVGDLKGTLEYLLKALFGQETEVRFRPHFFPFTEPSFEIDVKLQATGQAPRWIEIAGCGMVDPAVFAAVDKERGVPMYEGLTGFAFGIGLERLAMIRWGIKDIRALIENDVRFLSQFQ, from the coding sequence ATGAAAGACCAGATCACACGTATTGAGAGCGAAGCCTTGGCTGTCATTGCCGCGGTGGCCGACATGCGCGGATTGGAAGACGCCCGCGTCGCCATCCTCGGCAAAAAGGGGACGCTGACCCTGGCCCAGTCCGGAATGAAAGATGTCCCCAAGGAAGACAAACCGGCCGTGGGGCAGATGTTGAACGATGCCCGCAGAACGATCACGAATGCCTTGGAGGAAAAGCAGACTGCTCTCCAGAAGCAGGCCGATGCAGCCGAAGTGGCGGGGGTGGATGTGACTCTTCCTTCCCGCAAACTTGAGAAAGGCGGCCTGCATCCCTTGAGCATGATCCGCGATGAAGCGGTAGGCATCCTGCGTCGCATGGGGTTTTCCGTGGCGGAAGGTCCGGAAATCGAAGACGAATTCCACTGTTTCGATGCATTGAATACTCCTGCGGACCACCCGGCTCGCAATGAGAAGGACTCGTTCTACTTTGATTCCGGCAAGCTCCTGCGCCCCCATACTTCTTCCGTGCAAATCCGTGCGATGGAACGCCTGACTCCTCCGGTACGCATCATTGCTCCCGGTTCCGCCTACCGTCGCGACGAAATTGATGCTACTCACTTATCCGCTTTCAGTCAGTTGGAAGGCTTGTATGTAGACCGCGACGTGAGTGTAGGAGATTTGAAAGGTACGTTGGAATACCTGCTGAAGGCTCTTTTCGGGCAGGAGACGGAAGTCCGTTTCCGGCCTCACTTCTTCCCGTTTACGGAACCGAGCTTCGAAATCGACGTGAAACTTCAGGCTACCGGACAAGCTCCCCGCTGGATTGAGATTGCCGGTTGCGGCATGGTGGATCCTGCCGTGTTTGCTGCGGTAGACAAGGAACGCGGTGTCCCCATGTATGAGGGGCTGACCGGTTTTGCCTTCGGTATCGGCCTGGAACGCCTGGCTATGATCCGCTGGGGCATCAAGGACATTCGTGCCTTGATTGAGAATGACGTGCGTTTCTTGTCCCAGTTCCAATAA
- a CDS encoding Nif3-like dinuclear metal center hexameric protein: MICPLQTIVSFLNDELKLGEIQDYPNAFNGLQIENAGEISSIATAVDASERAMREAVDHGADLLIVHHGLYWSGLRPVTGAWKRKLQLALDHNLAVYSVHLPLDIHPTLGNNVLLAKACGISITGGALPSKGHDMGIRGTFPGTAAELAAAVAQAVNAPVESYLHLPHDTPGDIIVCSGGAGGDLEEAVLEGAQTYITGEGAHWNIPMAEELGVNLIFGGHYATETFGVRALGRLLSERFGLPCSDLDIPPSRYSAPIA, from the coding sequence ATGATTTGCCCCTTGCAGACCATCGTCTCCTTCCTGAACGACGAGCTCAAACTCGGCGAAATTCAAGACTACCCGAATGCATTCAACGGATTGCAAATCGAAAATGCAGGAGAAATATCCAGCATCGCCACCGCTGTCGATGCCTCCGAACGCGCCATGCGGGAAGCCGTCGATCATGGCGCCGACCTGCTGATTGTCCACCATGGACTGTACTGGTCGGGGCTCCGGCCTGTCACGGGAGCCTGGAAACGCAAACTCCAGCTCGCCCTGGATCACAACCTCGCCGTTTATTCCGTCCACCTCCCGCTCGACATCCACCCCACCCTCGGCAACAATGTCCTGCTGGCCAAGGCATGCGGAATATCCATCACAGGAGGGGCTTTGCCCTCCAAGGGACACGATATGGGCATCCGTGGAACTTTCCCCGGCACCGCCGCCGAATTGGCCGCTGCCGTAGCACAAGCCGTCAACGCTCCCGTCGAATCCTACCTTCACCTTCCCCATGACACCCCGGGCGACATCATCGTTTGTTCCGGCGGAGCCGGGGGAGATCTGGAAGAAGCCGTCCTCGAAGGAGCGCAGACCTACATCACCGGCGAGGGAGCCCACTGGAACATCCCGATGGCGGAAGAACTGGGCGTCAACCTCATCTTCGGAGGCCACTACGCCACGGAAACATTTGGAGTCCGTGCCCTGGGCCGCCTGCTTTCGGAGCGTTTCGGACTCCCCTGTTCCGATCTTGACATTCCCCCCTCCCGTTATTCCGCCCCCATTGCCTAA
- a CDS encoding RluA family pseudouridine synthase: MIFTTDDADGKTRLDQYLVGLLPDLSRSRIQSLIKSGDVTLNGKPAKAKTPVERGDTIDVNIPEPEPAEAQPQDIPLHILYEDTDVVVINKESGMVVHPAAGNPDGTVVNALLHHCGDLSGIGGIERPGIVHRLDKDTSGCLVVAKNDNAHQSLTTQFSERTTQKLYLAVVQGCPKERTGTVFTHIGRHPVNRLKMAVVNPGTGKPAITDWEVLCTDPATESSLVLCTLHTGRTHQIRVHMLHLGHPLIGDPIYSNPKRQKARPGRLMLHAWRLGFDHPRTGKRVELEAPIPAEYTPWMQSFPGSIPEVHDEHPNP, encoded by the coding sequence ATGATTTTCACCACGGACGATGCCGACGGGAAAACCCGGCTGGATCAATACCTCGTCGGACTCCTTCCCGACCTCTCCCGCTCCCGCATCCAGAGCCTCATCAAAAGCGGGGACGTCACACTCAACGGAAAACCCGCCAAGGCCAAAACTCCCGTTGAACGTGGAGACACCATCGACGTCAACATCCCCGAACCCGAACCCGCCGAAGCCCAGCCCCAGGACATACCCCTCCACATTCTTTACGAAGATACCGACGTCGTCGTTATCAACAAGGAAAGCGGCATGGTTGTCCATCCGGCCGCAGGCAACCCGGACGGTACCGTGGTCAACGCCCTGCTCCACCACTGCGGCGACCTATCGGGCATCGGTGGCATCGAACGCCCCGGAATCGTCCACAGGCTTGATAAAGATACATCCGGCTGCCTCGTTGTCGCCAAAAACGACAATGCCCATCAATCCCTCACCACACAGTTTTCCGAACGCACCACCCAAAAGCTCTACCTCGCCGTCGTCCAAGGGTGCCCGAAGGAACGCACCGGCACCGTCTTCACCCACATCGGCCGCCACCCGGTCAATCGTCTGAAAATGGCTGTCGTCAATCCCGGCACAGGCAAGCCGGCCATCACGGACTGGGAAGTGCTCTGTACCGATCCCGCCACCGAGTCATCCCTCGTCCTTTGTACCCTCCACACCGGACGCACGCACCAGATCCGCGTCCACATGCTGCACTTGGGCCACCCTCTCATCGGCGATCCCATCTACTCCAACCCCAAACGCCAAAAAGCCCGACCGGGCCGCCTCATGCTCCACGCCTGGAGGCTCGGTTTCGACCATCCGCGTACCGGGAAAAGAGTCGAACTCGAAGCCCCCATCCCTGCCGAATACACGCCTTGGATGCAATCATTCCCCGGTAGCATACCCGAAGTTCACGATGAACATCCGAATCCCTAA
- the infC gene encoding translation initiation factor IF-3: MPIKPSNNNRDNRRRDNGDQTRVNERIRAPRVRVVSASGEQLGILNTREALEKAKMLGLDLVEVASTADPPVCRLVDYGRYKYQQAKLQKNNKSKIVRMKEVKLRIGTDTNDYNVKMARTEDFLDHGHKVRFQLRFRGRENAHHELGFDMMQRVIDDLKTMGQVDQAPRLAGNTMNMVLAPLPAAQRVKKFRAHLDEGFDSESEEFDAADDE; encoded by the coding sequence GTGCCAATCAAGCCATCCAATAATAATAGAGATAACCGTCGCCGTGATAATGGCGACCAGACCCGAGTCAATGAACGCATCCGTGCTCCTCGCGTCCGCGTGGTGAGTGCTTCCGGTGAACAGCTCGGTATTTTAAATACTCGTGAAGCTTTGGAAAAAGCCAAAATGCTGGGCCTCGACCTTGTCGAAGTTGCTTCCACTGCGGATCCTCCCGTGTGCCGACTTGTCGATTACGGCAGGTACAAGTACCAGCAGGCCAAACTCCAGAAGAACAACAAGAGCAAGATCGTCCGCATGAAGGAAGTGAAGCTCCGTATCGGTACGGATACCAATGACTATAACGTCAAGATGGCACGCACGGAGGACTTTCTGGATCACGGTCACAAGGTACGCTTCCAGCTCCGCTTCCGCGGTCGTGAGAATGCCCACCATGAATTGGGCTTCGACATGATGCAACGCGTTATTGACGATCTAAAGACGATGGGTCAGGTAGATCAGGCTCCCCGCCTGGCGGGCAATACCATGAATATGGTACTGGCTCCGTTGCCTGCCGCTCAGCGCGTCAAGAAGTTTAGAGCGCACCTCGACGAAGGTTTCGATTCGGAATCGGAAGAATTCGATGCCGCCGACGATGAATAA
- the thrS gene encoding threonine--tRNA ligase produces MSEHKERKTLDERNQASDLERLRHSCAHVLAQAISHIWPEAQLAAGPSVDNGFYYDVELDHRISTEDFEMIEAEMKKIVKANYPFERQTVTREEAMRMAMSGELGSCGPRDVCSQFKLDLLNDIPEGEEISLYRNGDFVDLCAGPHVGRTGNCKAFKIMSVASAFYKGDKSRPMLQRVYGTCFPNRTQLDEHLQRLEEAKRRDHRRIGREMGIFAIDEAVGQGLILWKPKGALIRRSLQDFITEELDKLEYSQVYTPNIGKLDLYRTSGHFPYYKDSQYAPIPERDMMQKLCEEGASCAELFNGLSDGTLEGYMLKPMNCPHHIKIYASDAHSYRDLPVRLAEFGTVYRWEQSGELGGMTRVRGFTQDDAHIFCTPDQLAHEIQQCLGIVKTIFSTLNMTDYRVRISLRDPDSTKYVGSPENWDKAEEALREAAKWLGASYTEEPGEAAFYGPKIDFIVKDAIGREWQLGTVQVDYNLPERFDLTYTGSDNKPHRPVMVHRAPFGSMERFTGLLIEHFEGKFPTWLAPEQVRILPISEKVLENAISLKKQLATEGVRVSLDESPDKIGAKIRNAQLDKVPYMAVIGHREAEEGTVSVRHRDAGDLGCCPTVEFVDKVASEVKNRLIKPAN; encoded by the coding sequence ATGTCTGAACACAAGGAGCGAAAAACTCTCGACGAACGCAATCAAGCATCCGATTTGGAACGGCTGCGCCATTCGTGTGCGCACGTGCTGGCCCAGGCTATCAGCCATATCTGGCCCGAGGCTCAATTGGCCGCCGGTCCCTCGGTCGACAACGGTTTCTACTATGATGTGGAGCTGGATCACCGGATCAGTACGGAAGATTTTGAAATGATCGAGGCCGAGATGAAGAAAATCGTCAAAGCTAATTATCCCTTTGAACGCCAGACAGTTACCCGTGAAGAAGCGATGCGCATGGCAATGTCGGGTGAACTCGGCTCCTGCGGCCCCCGTGATGTGTGCTCGCAGTTCAAATTGGATTTGTTGAACGACATCCCCGAAGGCGAAGAAATTTCCCTGTATCGCAACGGCGATTTCGTTGATCTGTGCGCCGGCCCTCATGTCGGGCGTACGGGCAATTGCAAGGCGTTCAAGATTATGAGTGTTGCCAGCGCTTTCTACAAGGGGGACAAGAGCCGCCCCATGCTGCAGCGCGTGTACGGGACGTGTTTCCCGAACAGGACCCAGCTTGACGAACATCTTCAGCGTCTCGAGGAAGCCAAGCGCCGCGATCATCGCCGCATTGGACGCGAAATGGGAATTTTCGCCATTGACGAAGCCGTCGGGCAGGGGTTGATCCTCTGGAAACCGAAGGGGGCTCTGATCCGCCGTTCCCTTCAGGATTTCATTACCGAAGAACTCGATAAGCTGGAGTACTCGCAGGTCTATACGCCCAATATCGGCAAACTGGATCTGTACCGGACCTCCGGTCACTTCCCATATTATAAAGACAGTCAATATGCCCCCATCCCGGAACGGGACATGATGCAGAAGTTGTGCGAGGAAGGGGCTTCCTGCGCGGAACTTTTCAACGGATTGAGCGACGGAACGCTGGAAGGCTACATGCTCAAGCCGATGAACTGTCCGCATCACATCAAAATTTATGCCAGCGATGCCCATTCCTATCGCGATCTTCCCGTGAGACTGGCCGAGTTCGGCACCGTGTACCGCTGGGAGCAGAGCGGGGAGCTGGGAGGCATGACGCGTGTCCGCGGATTTACGCAGGACGATGCCCACATTTTCTGCACGCCCGACCAGCTTGCCCATGAAATCCAGCAGTGCCTCGGCATCGTCAAGACGATCTTCAGTACGTTGAACATGACGGACTACCGCGTCCGCATCTCTCTCCGCGACCCGGACAGTACGAAGTACGTCGGTTCTCCGGAAAACTGGGACAAAGCCGAAGAAGCATTGCGCGAAGCCGCCAAGTGGCTGGGTGCCAGCTATACGGAAGAACCGGGAGAAGCCGCCTTCTACGGTCCGAAGATTGATTTCATCGTCAAGGATGCCATTGGCCGCGAGTGGCAGCTTGGAACCGTCCAGGTGGATTACAATCTGCCGGAACGGTTTGACCTGACTTATACGGGATCGGACAACAAGCCTCACCGTCCGGTGATGGTGCACCGCGCTCCCTTCGGTTCCATGGAACGTTTTACGGGGTTGCTTATTGAACATTTTGAAGGAAAATTCCCGACATGGCTTGCTCCGGAACAGGTCCGAATTCTGCCTATTTCAGAGAAAGTACTGGAAAATGCAATATCTCTGAAGAAGCAGCTTGCTACTGAAGGAGTTCGGGTTTCCCTTGATGAATCTCCGGACAAAATTGGAGCCAAGATTCGCAATGCCCAGTTGGACAAAGTGCCCTACATGGCCGTTATCGGTCACCGCGAAGCGGAAGAGGGTACTGTATCCGTTCGTCACCGTGATGCAGGAGACTTGGGATGTTGCCCAACGGTGGAATTTGTTGACAAAGTGGCTTCTGAAGTCAAAAATAGGCTGATTAAGCCAGCGAATTGA